The Mercurialis annua linkage group LG7, ddMerAnnu1.2, whole genome shotgun sequence genome includes the window CCAGTGATCAAATGCAACATCCAAAAAACTTACTTAAACAGGATTTTAAGAAGAAAAGTTCAAGCAACAGCATCAACACAATAGAAAAATGACATTCCAACTATTTGGTGATAAAGTATTGATTAGCAGCTAATAGCGGCTATTAGGCTTGATTGCTAACCTTAACAAGTTAATTGCAAAAGGATGGtcatttagttaaattattagGCTTGACTATGCATGGATGAATTCGACTATGCATGCACAAAGTAGCTCGACTATGCATGAATTTGACTATgcatttacaaaaaaaaatcaagttaaGAAGATTATGTGAGCCATAgagatattttaaattattaggaaTATATTATTAACCCTCTTCTTGAATATAACTTACTGATTTGGGTTGAACTTTTGTAACAAGAGCTTGCGGACCACTTACAAAGAAGCTATTGCAATTGTTCTCTGTCACTGAAGTTTTCAAGGTTGTAACATCTGAACTACCTACTAAATGGAGTCCAGAAAAATGGTTACCCCAGATATCATATGTATAATCATCGCTTACCTTTTCTACCTTGTTCTGGCTATAAAGTTTCGGCCCAGGAGCGCGAGCATGAGGAGCAATTGTAGATGTTGAAGCTAGTGAAGGTGTGGAGCCCAATAGATTAGAGACGGTCCTGCCAGTTGACGGAAAAGTAGCGGAAGGCGATAGAACAGGTTTACGCGTAGTTTTTTCTGGCAATGACTGTTGCTCCAGATTAGATGAGACGCGTTTTAAGGGATCCTTGGACTTCAATATAGTTGCCTTGGAAGCGGGCTCAGCCACTTGAACCCTCACGCATTGTTGATCATCTACTTGTTTAAGTAGTTCTCTAGCCTCTGCACGGTCAGTGTCATGAGATGGTGACCATGTACGATTAGGAGTAAGAGATGTCGCAGGAGACAGTGGAGATGAAGGTGTAGAATTTCCACTTTGACTACTCGAGACGTCAAGAAGTCCTGTTAAACCTGCTGCAATACCTTTTCGCTTCCTCCGTCGTCTTCCTTTCTCTTTTATGATCTTGACGGTGAGGTTACAAGGTTGGGAAGCTTCAAGTGGAACAGAATTCTCGACTTCTACAGATTTAGACAACAAAGACGGAACCTGTTTGTGTTTTTCCAGAGATGACAGCCCGTTATGATAGGTTGAAGTTCCGTGGTCTGTGGACGGTCCAAATTTATCATCAGGATATTTAAAACCTGATTTATTCCTTGAGATTTTTCCTCCTGTAGCTGATCTTAACAAGCCATCCATTTCTGTAGATATAGAGACTTTACTGTTCTTCTGATTATGATGCAGGCGAGCAGATTTTCCTGAATTTCTCACTGCGGTCATAGAGTTTTTCTCACTATTGTACGAGTACTCCTGGGAGCCAAAATTGATCACTTCAGGAAATATGCAACAAAAAATCAGAAATATCAGGGAAGCCGAAAGAAGGAACACTGCCGTGAATTTGTTCAACCACATCCAGAATACTGATTTCTTGCAAAGATAGAACATGTGTAACGGTAAACTTGCCTTCAAGGGTATAACAAGAAACCCACTAGCCAAGGCCAGTCGAAGATCTCTTTGTATTATTGCTGCATAAAAATCAGACTGATACGATATCAGAAGCTTCATCGTCTCACCTGGCTCGAGAGAAAATCCATTACAAGTATGAACCAGAAAACCATCCAACCCACACTCCGTTCCAGAAACTTCAATCCTTTTCACCTCAAGGGGCAAGTCTCCCATGTTTTTGGCATACAGCTCTTTTGTTAATGGCTTCGAACATGCATAAGTAGCCTCCCCTACATGAGATAACAGGTCTGAAGTAGAGATATTCAGCGGAAATGGCAAGTTAAGATTAAATTCAATGCTTTGAACTGGCTCAGACCCATCAAGCAGGACAAGAGAAAGTGATCCTCCAAATCCTCTCAAAGATAACCACTCCACACCAGAAAGATTGTTCCTTATCAGAGCGGAACTTGACCACCCACATCGATGTGAAGGATGAAAGAAAATCGGCCCAAGAGATGATTCACCATAAGCATGAACATACACCTCTGTTCGTGCCCCCTCTGCTATTGAGAACCCATACCTAGTTGTTGTAAACTCATTATGGACCAACATACTTGGAGAAAGGGGCTCCATAAGGTCATCTGCGCCCCTGCATTCATCAACAATTTGTCCCGAGTTAAGAATGAGCTGCATTACAACTGGCTGTTCACTAGGATTCTTTACAGTGATCCACTGAGAGTGTTGAGTTCCAACCTGAACCATTGGGAAAAGTACTTCATGATAATCGAGCACAGACATGCTGTTAGAAGTACCTTGAGATTTCCAGTTTTCTAGCAGATTATCATCACCTTCCGTTCTCTCCGATGCCTTCAATATAAAAAACATCATTAACTCGGTTATTATGAACATAGATGATAAGATATTAATGAACATGggactaataaaaaaaattaattgatagcaCACGAcactaaaatatcaaatatcttGCAACCTGTTACATGACACTAATGGACTTCACACGCCCAAACTGACTCCatgtattaaaaaataaaagcatataTGGTCAACAAGACGAGAACCAACACAGGCAGACGCACCTCTTTCCCATTTCATTCATCTTAGGGTTTGATAACAATATAGATGGAACAGCGGCAAAGGCCGAATATCAAGCCCAAAACCACTTGACATTTTCCACCACTTACCCTCACATCCTATGTCTACCTTTTTTTCGCTTTACTGGATTTTCAATACAGCCACCAGTCAATATCGGCACATTTTTTAACTTGTCAATTTGCACATTATCAATTCAATCCCCAAACTTTTGAGACAGACAAAGTTGAGCATACCATGATAAGCGAGGAATGCAATTAATCATGCAAGTATAAGCGAGGAATGCAATATCAAGAAGGCTGCAAAATCGAAAAGGACAAATAAGATTGAGCATACCACGATCTCTGATGGAAACTTCCTACCACTGTCCAATGCTCCTGTCCTTCTATTGAAAGATTCATTTTCAGAATGAAGATCGAGTCCAATGGACGAAGTCTTTTGATGTCTCGAACAAATATGGACTAT containing:
- the LOC126655337 gene encoding uncharacterized protein LOC126655337 is translated as MKFSSLIIRAYQNQQQQKLSMCYFREMFRQVNPFLFILLLSCTFFYLAACGPCLNGGIQKSAEYNGCESLGDDSALYNQDAIVADARSDYSDGSSGAHISINSICTSSHTFCFPSTLSGFSSYEHKLKKDSSEVSKTESDRLSSIGPTKGSKGASNRSWFSDSGMFELLNGQIVSCYLNAMDGLNELPSMQTGSANQNDPLCRGPLMIEKSTDFRLNMNIEIKKSSSFDVSTSPPHVEISPPVLDWGDKHLYSPSVAFLTVANTCNDSNLHIYEPFSTNIQFYPCNFSEFIIGPGEVASVCFVFLPRWLGLSSAQLILQSSFGGFLVQVKGYGLESPYKISPVFNLDASSGRLIQKLSLFNPFNENIHVKEISALISASQGNDSHHTKAICSLENLQDFNGQSLLNVEDWLVVKRGQVGFPLMAMRPHENWEIVSHGNETVIEMDFSFESEAEIVVALCVQLLRSSQDEPDTILVPLEIDLDGKVVHGGVQGSASVSFEAWVPCHSRKTCIAISLRNESPHVLRVVKINEISARKVFTMKYIPGLLLFPGAVTQVATITCARLVDELHDSPPEISNGNKNCKLVLLTNDSSSPQIEIPCLNIVHICSRHQKTSSIGLDLHSENESFNRRTGALDSGRKFPSEIVASERTEGDDNLLENWKSQGTSNSMSVLDYHEVLFPMVQVGTQHSQWITVKNPSEQPVVMQLILNSGQIVDECRGADDLMEPLSPSMLVHNEFTTTRYGFSIAEGARTEVYVHAYGESSLGPIFFHPSHRCGWSSSALIRNNLSGVEWLSLRGFGGSLSLVLLDGSEPVQSIEFNLNLPFPLNISTSDLLSHVGEATYACSKPLTKELYAKNMGDLPLEVKRIEVSGTECGLDGFLVHTCNGFSLEPGETMKLLISYQSDFYAAIIQRDLRLALASGFLVIPLKASLPLHMFYLCKKSVFWMWLNKFTAVFLLSASLIFLIFCCIFPEVINFGSQEYSYNSEKNSMTAVRNSGKSARLHHNQKNSKVSISTEMDGLLRSATGGKISRNKSGFKYPDDKFGPSTDHGTSTYHNGLSSLEKHKQVPSLLSKSVEVENSVPLEASQPCNLTVKIIKEKGRRRRKRKGIAAGLTGLLDVSSSQSGNSTPSSPLSPATSLTPNRTWSPSHDTDRAEARELLKQVDDQQCVRVQVAEPASKATILKSKDPLKRVSSNLEQQSLPEKTTRKPVLSPSATFPSTGRTVSNLLGSTPSLASTSTIAPHARAPGPKLYSQNKVEKVSDDYTYDIWGNHFSGLHLVGSSDVTTLKTSVTENNCNSFFVSGPQALVTKVQPKSVSYIQEEG